In Fodinicurvata sediminis DSM 21159, the following are encoded in one genomic region:
- a CDS encoding integrase core domain-containing protein yields the protein VSKDLDLWAYMKGVELDYSRPGKPTDNAFSESFNGRVREECLNVYWFLSLADAQSKCEAWRTDYNEVRPHSSIGDKAPMELAIASGQACLP from the coding sequence GTCAGCAAGGATCTGGACCTCTGGGCCTACATGAAGGGCGTTGAACTGGACTATTCGCGCCCTGGCAAGCCAACGGACAATGCCTTCTCGGAGTCCTTCAACGGCCGGGTACGTGAAGAATGTCTGAACGTCTATTGGTTTTTGAGCCTGGCTGATGCACAGTCAAAATGTGAAGCGTGGCGGACGGATTATAATGAAGTTCGCCCACATAGTTCCATTGGCGACAAAGCCCCGATGGAACTGGCAATTGC